In the Arachis ipaensis cultivar K30076 chromosome B10, Araip1.1, whole genome shotgun sequence genome, one interval contains:
- the LOC107622849 gene encoding fatty acid amide hydrolase has product MVKKLEMLPAKDVDLSSVKYEHEVVKAPHLTGFVFRFFVRILELPLIGPAIMTHLKKDNKIDQLLRHTVIPEGPMFKPEYPPRETEPGVVVLDEDGSPASRVESALKCLPQYDPSKSWEDSSLPFRYWKIRDYAHAYRSGKVTPSMVAERIISVIEENCRIKPPAPLLISFAAAEVRKQAAASTQRFEAGNPLSILDGIFIAIKDDIDLYPHPSKGASTWMHEVRTVKEDAICVSRLRSCGVIFVGKANMHEFGMGTTGNNPNYGTTRNPHAPDRYTGGSSSGPAAIVASGICSAALGTDGGGSVRIPSSLCGVVGLKSNYGRTSMQGSLCDSGTVEIIGPIASSVEDIMLVYAAILGASPENRISLRPSPPCLPALSLDDSDILGSLRIGKYTAWFNDVHSTEVSDKCEDALNLLTKAHGCEIIEIVIPELHEMRTAHVVSIGSECLSSLNADCEDGKGVKSTYDTRTSMVLFRSFTAADYIAAQRIRRRIMHYHMEIFKKVDIIVTPTTGMTAPKIPPSALQSGETDMQTTAYLMRFIIAGNLLGLPAISVPVGYDKSGLPIGLQVIGRPWAEATILRIASAVERLCGESKKRPLQYHDVLRSN; this is encoded by the exons ATGGTGAAGAAGCTTGAAATGTTGCCGGCGAAGGACGTGGATTTGTCCTCCGTCAAATATGAACATGAAGTTGTCAAAG CTCCGCATTTGACTGGATTCGTGTTTCGATTCTTTGTGAGGATACTTGAACTTCCACTGATAGGTCCTGCTATCATGACTCATTTGAAGAAGGACAACAAAATTGATCAG TTACTGCGGCATACTGTGATACCAGAAGGACCGATGTTTAAACCTGAATATCCACCTCGAG AAACGGAACCTGGTGTTGTAGTCCTTGATGAAGATGGGAGCCCTGCAAGCCGAGTTGAGTCTGCCTTGAAGTGTCTGCCACAGTATGATCCTTCTAAATCCTGGGAAGATTCATCCTTACCCTTTCGGTACTGGAAGATACGAGACTATGCTCATGCCTATCGATCTGGAAAAGTAACCCCGTCTATG GTTGCTGAGCGCATCATCTCAGTTATAGAGGAGAATTGCAGAATTAAGCCACCAGCGCCACTTTTGATATCGTTTGCTGCTGCAGAAGTCCGGAAGCAGGCAGCAGCATCTACTCAGAGGTTCGAAGCAG GAAATCCGTTATCAATATTAGATGGAATTTTCATCGCGATCAAAGATGATATAGACTTGTATCCCCATCCATCTAAGG GTGCAAGTACGTGGATGCATGAGGTACGTACTGTAAAGGAGGATGCAATCTGTGTTTCAAGGCTGCGTAGCTGTGGTGTCATTTTTGTTGGGAAGGCAAATATGCATGAGTTTGGAATGGGTACAACTGGAAATAATCCTAACTACGG AACTACAAGAAATCCTCATGCACCTGATAGGTATACTGGTGGATCTTCTTCTGGTCCAGCTGCAATTGTGGCGTCTGGAATATGTTCTGCTGCACTGGGAACTGATGGTGGAG GTTCTGTTCGTATTCCTTCTTCCCTTTGTGGTGTGGTGGGACTGAAATCAAATTATGGGCGAACAAGCATGCAGGG GTCATTATGTGATAGTGGAACGGTAGAAATTATTGGACCGATTGCTTCATCAGTAGAGGATATCATGCTAGT GTATGCGGCAATATTGGGTGCATCACCAGAAAATAGAATCAGCTTGAGGCCG TCACCACCTTGCTTGCCAGCTTTGTCATTAGATGATTCAGATATTTTGGGATCATTAAGAATAGGGAAGTATACAGCG TGGTTTAATGATGTTCATTCGACTGAAGTCTCCGACAAATGTGAGGATGCTCTGAATCTGTTGACAAAGGCGCATGGTTGTGAA ATAATAGAGATTGTTATACCAGAGCTTCATGAGATGCGAACTGCCCATGTTGTTTCCATTGGCTCGGAATGCTTATCTTCATTGAATGCTGATTGTGAAGACGG GAAAGGGGTAAAATCAACATATGATACACGGACTAGTATGGTACTTTTTCGGTCGTTTACAGCAGCAGATTATATTGCAGCCCAACGTATTAG ACGAAGGATTATGCATTATCACATGGAAATTTTCAAGAAGGTGGATATCATAGTGACACCAACAACTGG CATGACAGCACCCAAGATCCCTCCTAGTGCTCTGCAAAGTGGTGAGACAGATATGCAGACAACAG CTTACCTTATGCGATTCATTATAGCGGGGAATCTTCTGGGACTCCCTGCTATTAGTGTCCCG GTTGGTTACGATAAATCAGGACTTCCAATAGGTTTGCAGGTGATAGGCCGACCGTGGGCGGAAGCTACAATTCTGCGTATAGCATCTGCAGTGGAG AGACTCTGCGGTGAGTCAAAGAAAAGGCCACTGCAATATCATGACGTTCTGAGGTCAAACTGA
- the LOC107623202 gene encoding trithorax group protein osa has product MAMENNYSYPSYPDSGDSSPRSREIDFENPPPWDDQQPPPNYKAKFMCSYGGKIQPRTHDNQLSYVAGETKILAVDLNIKFNAMIAKLSALCGCDPKDLSFKYQLPGEDLDALISVTNDDDLDHMMHEYDRLYRASARPARMRLFLFQANTTNTNSNNNLPPSSDNRLDPVQPDPLKPNPNVDYLFGLEKNTAVNVAPQQLQPPAPSPPAAPVPVKFHDTVPEPVPPPPEYQQRVAVNTSDRVVGSDPNLSHPLEVQRQFQRMQISESDQAAAYRRKSEEALVGNYAPTGGDYYAQKAPPASAPLQPGYWPDKHVSSEAYHQAASSAAGGGEPPVYVIPAHGAFYHHAPVVRPQTPPPTTQGYYAVQRMASDGYREAPLYGGVPPHKPPFSSAAPANMAPPQPLKGPGYTEGFGVVRPVGMQDNTGAAYAQVAYDSGSGRQVYYTAPGGGVMHAPPYQGVTQALTGGGVSLGQDGKVISKVSQGSV; this is encoded by the coding sequence ATGGCTATGGAGAACAACTATTCATACCCATCTTACCCAGACTCAGGGGACTCTTCTCCGCGCTCAAGAGAGATCGACTTCGAGAACCCTCCTCCATGGGACGACCAACAACCGCCACCCAACTACAAGGCCAAGTTCATGTGCAGTTACGGCGGCAAGATCCAGCCTCGCACCCACGACAACCAGCTCTCCTACGTCGCCGGCGAGACCAAGATCCTCGCCGTCGACCTCAACATCAAGTTTAACGCCATGATCGCCAAGCTCTCCGCCCTCTGCGGCTGCGACCCCAAGGACCTCTCCTTCAAGTACCAGCTCCCTGGTGAGGATCTTGACGCTCTCATCTCCGTCACTAATGATGACGACCTTGACCACATGATGCACGAGTACGATCGACTCTACCGTGCTTCCGCTAGACCTGCCCGCATGCGATTATTCCTCTTCCAAGCCAACACTACTAACACTAACAGTAATAACAACCTTCCTCCCTCTTCTGATAACCGTCTTGACCCGGTCCAACCAGACCCGCTCAAACCGAATCCCAACGTGGATTATCTCTTTGGTCTTGAGAAGAATACTGCTGTTAATGTTGCTCCTCAGCAGCTTCAGCCACCTGCGCCGTCACCGCCGGCGGCTCCTGTCCCGGTGAAGTTCCATGATACGGTGCCGGAGCCTGTCCCGCCGCCGCCGGAGTACCAACAGAGAGTTGCCGTTAATACCTCCGATCGTGTCGTTGGATCGGATCCGAACTTGAGCCACCCGCTGGAAGTTCAGAGGCAGTTTCAGAGGATGCAAATTTCGGAAAGCGATCAAGCTGCTGCGTATCGGAGGAAGAGCGAGGAAGCTCTCGTCGGGAATTACGCCCCTACCGGCGGTGACTATTACGCTCAGAAAGCTCCTCCGGCGAGTGCGCCGTTACAACCTGGATATTGGCCTGATAAGCATGTTTCCAGCGAGGCCTATCATCAGGCGGCATCGTCCGCTGCCGGCGGTGGTGAGCCGCCGGTTTATGTGATTCCGGCGCATGGAGCGTTCTATCATCACGCGCCTGTAGTTCGTCCACAGACTCCTCCACCGACAACGCAGGGTTACTACGCGGTGCAGCGAATGGCTTCCGACGGTTACCGCGAAGCTCCGTTGTACGGCGGCGTGCCGCCACATAAGCCGCCGTTTTCTTCGGCTGCTCCGGCGAACATGGCACCACCACAGCCGCTTAAAGGTCCCGGTTATACGGAAGGATTCGGGGTGGTTAGGCCAGTTGGGATGCAGGATAATACCGGTGCGGCTTACGCACAGGTGGCGTACGATAGTGGAAGTGGAAGACAGGTTTACTATACTGCGCCGGGTGGTGGTGTCATGCACGCGCCGCCGTACCAAGGGGTTACTCAGGCGCTAACCGGTGGTGGGGTGTCGTTGGGTCAAGATGGTAAGGTCATAAGCAAGGTTTCTCAAGGTTCTGTGTGA